The following proteins are co-located in the Corynebacterium kalinowskii genome:
- a CDS encoding ABC transporter ATP-binding protein has translation MELVAQDIVAGYASGPDIVRGVSLSAQPGTVTTLLGPNGCGKSTFLKTLSRVLSPRSGSVQVGSSELHALAPREAAKLVGMLAQQPIAPPGITVSELVERGRHPHRGLFGGLSTADKHAIEEALDVTGVTSLGSTYVADLSGGQRQRVWFAMVLAQDTPVILLDEPTTYLDPAHAIAVLSLAREQARAGKTVIMVLHDLMLAGAYSDRLVLMKDGALVSSGTPAEVLTSKNLAAVYGLEAEIWEDPSSDSPVIVPRGVC, from the coding sequence GTGGAGCTCGTAGCTCAAGATATCGTCGCGGGGTATGCCTCGGGGCCGGACATTGTCCGGGGCGTTTCGCTCTCGGCTCAGCCCGGCACCGTGACCACGCTGCTCGGCCCCAACGGTTGTGGCAAGTCCACGTTCCTCAAGACTCTTTCCCGCGTGCTGAGCCCACGTTCCGGATCCGTGCAGGTGGGTTCTTCGGAATTGCACGCTTTGGCGCCCCGGGAGGCCGCGAAATTAGTCGGCATGCTGGCGCAGCAGCCGATCGCTCCGCCGGGGATTACAGTGTCCGAGCTGGTGGAGCGCGGCAGGCATCCGCACCGCGGGCTGTTCGGTGGGCTTTCTACTGCAGACAAGCACGCGATCGAAGAGGCTTTGGATGTCACTGGAGTGACCTCGCTGGGCTCGACGTACGTTGCCGATCTTTCCGGCGGCCAGCGCCAGCGCGTGTGGTTCGCGATGGTGCTCGCGCAGGACACCCCGGTGATCTTGCTGGATGAGCCGACCACGTATTTGGACCCCGCGCACGCCATCGCGGTGCTTTCCCTGGCTCGTGAGCAGGCCCGCGCCGGGAAAACCGTGATCATGGTGCTGCATGACCTCATGCTCGCCGGCGCCTATTCGGACCGACTAGTGCTGATGAAGGACGGCGCCCTGGTATCGTCCGGGACTCCCGCCGAGGTGTTGACGTCGAAGAACCTCGCTGCCGTCTACGGTCTGGAGGCGGAGATCTGGGAGGATCCTTCCTCAGATTCTCCGGTGATCGTGCCTAGGGGAGTGTGCTGA
- the lepA gene encoding translation elongation factor 4, producing MSLKNFAETTFTDPKQIRNFCIIAHIDHGKSTLADRILGLSGVIEARDMRDQYLDNMDIERERGITIKAQNVRIPWSPTTGKHAGEQIIMHLIDTPGHVDFTYEVSRALEACEGAILLVDAAQGIEAQTLANLYLAMENDLEIIPVLNKIDLPAADPEKYALEIANIVGCEPEDVLRVSGKTGVGVPELLDKVCELIPAPKSEHDADAPARAMIFDSVYDTYRGVVTYIRMIDGKLEPRQKIKMMSTGATHELLEIGVVSPTPKKTKGLGPGEVGYLITGVKDVRQSKVGDTVTWANGGAEEALQGYAEPKPMVYSGLFPISQAQYPDLRDALEKLQLNDAALTWEPETSVALGFGFRLGFLGLLHMEITRDRLQREFDLDLISTAPSVSYRVVAEDGEEMMVHNPSDWPGGKLREVWEPIVKTTVIVPAEFVGTTMELCQQKRGEMGGMDYLSEDRVELRYTMPLGEIIFDFFDMLKSRTRGYASLNYEDAGEQQADLVKVDILLQGEPVDAFSAIVHRDNAQWYGNKMTVKLKELIPRQQFEVPVQAAIGSKVIARENIRALRKDVLAKCYGGDVSRKRKLLEKQKEGKKRMKNIGSVSVPQEAFVAALSTDEG from the coding sequence TTGAGTCTTAAGAATTTTGCGGAAACCACGTTCACGGATCCGAAGCAGATTCGTAACTTCTGCATCATCGCGCACATTGACCATGGCAAGTCCACGCTGGCCGACCGTATCCTCGGCCTGTCCGGCGTTATTGAGGCGCGCGATATGCGCGACCAGTACTTGGACAACATGGACATCGAGCGCGAGCGTGGCATCACCATCAAGGCTCAAAACGTCCGCATCCCGTGGAGCCCAACCACCGGTAAGCACGCCGGTGAGCAGATCATCATGCACCTGATCGACACCCCGGGCCACGTCGACTTCACCTACGAAGTCTCCCGCGCGCTGGAGGCCTGTGAGGGCGCCATTTTGCTTGTCGACGCCGCCCAAGGCATCGAAGCCCAGACCCTGGCGAATCTCTATTTGGCCATGGAGAACGACCTCGAGATCATCCCGGTCCTGAACAAGATCGACCTCCCAGCCGCTGATCCCGAGAAGTACGCGCTGGAGATCGCCAACATCGTTGGCTGCGAGCCAGAAGACGTGCTGCGCGTCTCCGGTAAGACCGGCGTTGGCGTTCCTGAGCTGCTGGACAAGGTGTGTGAACTGATCCCCGCACCGAAGTCCGAGCACGACGCAGACGCTCCTGCGCGCGCCATGATTTTCGACTCCGTCTACGACACCTACCGCGGCGTGGTCACCTACATTCGTATGATCGACGGCAAGCTCGAGCCACGCCAGAAGATCAAGATGATGTCCACCGGCGCCACCCACGAGCTGCTGGAAATCGGCGTTGTCTCCCCAACACCGAAGAAGACCAAGGGCCTTGGCCCAGGCGAAGTAGGTTACCTGATCACCGGCGTGAAGGACGTGCGCCAGTCCAAGGTCGGCGACACCGTGACCTGGGCTAACGGCGGTGCGGAAGAAGCTCTGCAGGGCTACGCCGAGCCGAAGCCGATGGTCTACTCGGGCCTGTTCCCAATCTCCCAGGCGCAGTACCCGGACCTGCGCGATGCGCTGGAAAAACTGCAGCTCAACGACGCCGCCCTCACCTGGGAACCAGAGACTTCTGTAGCTCTGGGCTTTGGTTTCCGTCTCGGCTTCCTCGGCCTGCTGCACATGGAAATCACCCGCGACCGCCTGCAGCGCGAGTTTGACCTGGATCTGATCTCCACGGCTCCTTCCGTGTCCTACCGTGTTGTTGCCGAAGACGGCGAAGAGATGATGGTGCACAACCCTTCGGACTGGCCGGGTGGCAAGCTCCGCGAGGTGTGGGAGCCGATCGTGAAAACCACCGTCATCGTGCCGGCCGAGTTCGTGGGCACCACGATGGAGCTGTGCCAGCAAAAGCGTGGCGAAATGGGTGGCATGGACTACCTTTCCGAGGATCGCGTGGAGCTGCGCTACACCATGCCGCTCGGCGAAATCATCTTCGACTTCTTTGACATGCTCAAGTCCCGCACCCGCGGGTACGCTTCCCTCAACTACGAGGACGCAGGGGAGCAGCAGGCTGACCTGGTCAAGGTGGATATTCTGCTGCAGGGCGAGCCTGTCGATGCCTTCTCCGCCATCGTGCACCGCGACAACGCGCAGTGGTACGGCAACAAGATGACCGTGAAGCTCAAAGAGCTTATCCCGCGCCAGCAGTTCGAGGTGCCGGTGCAGGCTGCAATTGGTTCCAAGGTCATTGCGCGTGAGAACATCCGTGCGCTGCGCAAGGACGTGCTTGCCAAGTGTTACGGCGGTGACGTCTCCCGTAAGCGCAAACTGCTGGAAAAGCAGAAGGAAGGCAAGAAGCGCATGAAGAACATCGGTTCTGTCTCCGTGCCACAGGAAGCGTTCGTTGCGGCGCTGAGTACGGATGAAGGGTAG